The Brienomyrus brachyistius isolate T26 unplaced genomic scaffold, BBRACH_0.4 scaffold45, whole genome shotgun sequence genome has a window encoding:
- the LOC125723029 gene encoding NACHT, LRR and PYD domains-containing protein 3-like isoform X6, translating to MEGAASEMSPSVARKTKGTESVLMERADSPVPSCVSMKSDASMDRPVKFREGPFPADQRDQMEGCSSDVQDKQGLSSILKSLEENAVRFLKDELKKITRYLDQNYPECSEPQLEEDNDLDSDGQMQKTNVREGALKITLYILKTMEQNDLADMLEKRHLLSQCQRRIKCNLKKKCESVYEGQAKEGQPILLSEIYTELYITEGRTEGVNDEHEVRQIETASKKRRTEDTTVKCNDIFKPVCGRETPIRTVLTKGVAGIGKTVSVQKFILDWAEGKANQDVHFIFALPFRDLNLIKGEYSLIELLHRFVPELKSFESTELFKFKFLFIFDGLDECRLPLDFPNNESWFDVTKKMSLDVLLTNLIKGNLLPSALLWITSRPAAANLIPPECVHQVTEIRGFSDAQKEEYFRRRFSDQSLASRIITHVKSSRSLFIMCHIPVFCWISATVLKRLFTENDRGEIPRTLTEMYTHFLIFQTSLKNDKYRLRTSATLSWTNWRRKMVVRRMKIHENEFNKSGKDFLLKLGKLAFDNLEKGNLIFYEQDLSENDIDIAEASVYSGVCTEVFKEEYGLYQEKVYCFVHLTMQEYLAALYVFLSNSSADLLKTAVDQALKSKNGHLDLYLRFLLGLSTDSSKTLLRRLLAQTGTSSHNIKIITKYIKEKIQESLSPERTINLFHCLNELGDNSLVEEVQRYLNSGNISADDLSPAQYSALAFVMLMSDEELDVFDLKKFIRSDKEHWRLLPVVKTSRTALLNGCKLTEKCCEMLSSALRSNSSPLRKLDLSNNDLQDSGVNLLSAGLGDSHCKLGILRLNSCNLTDKCCEALASALRSHPSELDLIDNNLQDSGVELLSAGLEDSHCKLEMLRLKSCNLTEKCCEALASALRSNFSHLRELDLSNNDLQDSGVKLLSAALGDSHCKLEILRVDWCELTEKCCEALASALRSNPSPLRELDLSDNDLQDSGVKLLSAGLGDSHCKLKILRLSGCRVTEEGCSSLASALKLNPSHLRELDLSYNHPGDSGVKLLSAVLEDPSCKLEKLHVDHGGECRTRAGLQKYFCQLTLDPNTAHRRLSLSEGNRKVTHEWGAEEQPYPDHPERFDWWDQVLCRESLTGRCYWEAEWEGDEVRIGVTYKRIGRKGLCDDCLLGCNDKSWSLYCNPHRYSLWHNKEQTLIPIEPLDSRRVGVYLDWEAGALTFYRVSSDGLTPLHRFTSSFTEPLYPGFGAYYTDCTVSLTLG from the exons agaccaaatggaaggATGCAGTTCAGATGTACAGGATAAACAGGGTTTATCttccatattgaag TCACTAGAGGAAAATGCAGTGAGGTTCCTGAAGGATGAGCTGAAGAAGATCACGaggtacctagatcagaattacccagaatgctctgagcctcagctggaggaggacaatgacctggatagtgatggtcagatgcagaagaccaatGTTAGAGAGGGAGccctgaagatcacactgtacatcctgaagaccatggagcaaaatgatcttgctgacatgctggagaaga GGCATCTTCTGTCACAATGTCAGCGCAGAATCAAATGCAACCTAAAGAAGAAATGTGAGAGTGTATATGAAGGgcaagctaaggaaggacagccaatacttctcagtgagatttacacagaactctacataacagAAGGTAGAACTGaaggagtcaatgatgaacatgaagtgagacagattgaaacagcatccaagaaaaggcgaacagaagatactacagtcaagtgcaatgatatatttaaacccgtatgtgggcgtgagacacctatcagaactgtactcactaaaggggtggcaggtatcgggaaaacagtctctgtgcagaaatttattctagactgggcagaaggaaaagcaaaccaggatgttcacttcatatttgctcttcctttccgggacctgaatttgattaagggtgaatacagtctgattgaactgcttcaccgctttgtcccagaactgaagtCATTTGAGTCCACTGAGTTGTTTAAGTTCAAattcttgttcatctttgatggtttGGATGAGTGTCGCTTGCCCCTAGATTTTccgaacaatgagagctggtttgatgtaacaaagaaaatgtcactggatgtgctgttgactaacctcattaaggggaatctgctcccatctgccctcctctggataacctcccggccagcagcagccaatctgatacctcctgagtgtgtccaccaggtgacagagatacgaggattcagtgatgcccaaaaggaggagtatttcaggagaAGATTcagtgatcagagcctggccagcaggattatcacacatgtgaaatcatcaaggagcctcttcatcatgtgccacatacctgtgttctgctggatttcagccactgtgcttaagaggctttttactgagaatgacaggggagaaattccaaggactctgactgaaatgtacacacacttcctgatcttccagacaagtttaaaaaatgacaagtataggcTACGGACCTCTGCAACCCTGAGTTGGACAAATTGGCGCAGAAAAATGGTGGTGAGAAGGATGAAAATCCATGAAAATGAGTTTAATAAATCTGGAAAGgatttccttttaaaacttggtaaactggcttttgacaaccttgagaaaggcaacctcattttttatgagcaagatctttCAGAGAATGACATTGATATCGctgaagcttcagtttactctggagtgtgcacagaagtctttaaagaggagtatgggttgtaccaggagaaggtgtactgctttgtgcatctgaccatgcaggagtatctcgctgctttatacgtgtttctgtcaaactcatcagctgacctgctgaagactgcagtggatcaggcattaaagagcaagaatggacacttggacctctacctccgcttcctcctgggcctctcaacagactccagtaagactctgttacgaAGGCTACTGGCACAGACAGGAACCAGCTCACATAACATTAAGATAATAACCAAATACATCAAGGAAAAAATACAGGAGAGTTTGTCTCctgaaaggaccatcaacctgttccactgtttAAATGaattgggtgacaattctctagtagaggaagtacaaagatacctgaattcaggaaacatttcagcagatgacctctcacctgctcagtactcagctctggcctttgtgatgctgatgtcagatgaggagctggatgtgtttgatctgaagaaattcatcagatcagataaggagcactggaggctgctgcctgtggtcaagacatCTAGGACAGCACT GCTGAACGGCTgtaaactcacagagaaatgctgtgagatgctgtcttcagctctcagatcaaactcctcacccctgagaaagctggacctgagtaacaatgatctgcaggattcaggagtgaatctGCTCTccgctggactgggggattcacactgtaaactggggatactgag gttgaacagctgtaatctcacagatAAATGttgtgaggcactggcttcagctctcagatcacacCCGAGTGAGCTGGACCTGATTGACAataacctgcaggattcaggagtggagctgctctctgctggactggaggattcacactgtaaactggagatgctgag GCTGAAaagctgtaatctcacagagaaatgctgtgaggcgctggcatcagctctcagatcaaacttctcacacctgagagagctggacctgagtaacaatgacctgcaggattcaggagtgaagctgctctctgctgcactgggggattcacactgtaaactggagatactgag GGTGGActggtgtgaactcacagagaaatgctgtgaggcactggcttcagctctcagatcaaacccctcacccctgagagagctggacctgagtgacaatgacctgcaggattcaggagtgaagctgctctctgctggactgggggattcacactgtaagctgaagatactgag gctgtcaggctgtagagtcacagaagaaggctgttcttccctggcttcagctctgaagttaaacccctcacacctgagagagctggacctgagctacaatcacccaggagactcaggagtgaagctgctctctgctgtactggaggatcccagctgtaaactggagaagctgca tgtggatcacggtggagagtgcaggaccagagcaggcttacagaaat acttctgccagctgacgctggaccccaacacagcacacagacgtctgtctctgtcagaggggaacaggaaggtgacacatgAGTGGGGGGCTgaggagcagccatatcctgatcatccagagagatttgactggtGGGACCAAgtactgtgcagagagagtctgactggccgctgttactgggaggcagaGTGGGAAGGAGATGAAGttcggataggagtgacttataaaagaatcgggaggaaaggactGTGTGATGACTGTTTACTTGGatgcaatgacaagtcatggagtctgtacTGTAATCCTCACCGTTATTCTCTCTGGCACAATAAGgaacagactctcatacccatagagcccttagattcccgcagagtaggagtgtatctggactgggaggCTGGTGCTCTgaccttctacagagtctcctctgatggactgacccccctgcacagattcacctcctcattcactgagcccCTCTATCCAGGATTTGGGGCTTATTATACAGACTGCACAGTGTCGCTGacgctgggatag